From the genome of Vicia villosa cultivar HV-30 ecotype Madison, WI linkage group LG2, Vvil1.0, whole genome shotgun sequence, one region includes:
- the LOC131654091 gene encoding glyoxylase I 4-like translates to MKDIIGNPLRLKSVNHISLICKSLEESINFYQNVLGFIPIRRPGSFDFEGAWLFGYGIGIHLLQTANPENIPMKKEINPKDNHISFQCESMGMVQKCLEEMKIDFARALVEENGVQVDQLFFHDPDGFMIEICNCDNLPVIPLAGDMVRSCSRLNLDIMQQQIQHVVNQI, encoded by the exons atgaaagacatTATAGGAAACCCTTTACGCCTTAAATCAGTAAATCATATTTCTCTTATCTGCAAATCACTTGAAGAATCTATCAACTTCTACCAAAATGTTCTTGGATTCATTCCTATTAGAAGGCCCGGATCATTTGATTTTGAAGGAGCATG GTTATTTGGCTATGGAATTGGAATTCACCTTCTTCAGACAGCAAACCCTGAAAATATTccaatgaagaaagaaattaatCCAAAAGATAATCATATATCATTCCAG TGTGAAAGCATGGGAATGGTACAAAAATGTTTGGAGGAGATGAAGATTGATTTTGCTCGTGCATTGGTGGAAGAAAATGGAGTTCAAGTTGATCAATTATTTTTCCATGACCCAGATGGATTCATGATTGAGATATGCAATTGTGATAATCTTCCTGTTATTCCATTAGCTGGTGACATGGTTAGATCATGCTCAAGACTCAATCTTGACATTATGCAACAACAGATACAACATGTTGTCAACCAAATTTAA
- the LOC131654090 gene encoding glyoxylase I 4-like, with protein sequence MKDVAGNPLRLKSVNHISLICKSLDESINFYQNILGFIPIRRPGSFDFEGAWLFGYGIGIHLLQTKAAENIPMKKEINPKDNHISFQCENMGIVQKCLEEMKIDYARALVEENGAKVDQMFFHDPDGFMIEICNCDNIPIIPLAGDMARSCSRLNLDIMQQQMQQVVNQI encoded by the exons atgaaAGACGTTGCAGGCAACCCTTTACGTCTTAAATCAGTGAATCATATCTCTCTTATCTGCAAATCGTTGGATGAATCTATCAACTTCTACCAAAATATTCTTGGTTTCATTCCCATTAGAAGgcctggatcatttgattttgAAGGGGCatg GCTATTTGGCTATGGAATTGGAATTCACCTTCTTCAGACTAAAGCCGCTGAAAATATTccaatgaagaaggaaattaatCCAAAAGATAATCATATATCATTCCAG TGTGAAAATATGGGAATAGTACAAAAATGTTTGGAGGAGATGAAGATTGATTATGCTCGTGCATTGGTGGAAGAAAATGGAGCTAAAGTTGATCAGATGTTTTTTCATGACCCAGATGGATTCATGATTGAGATATGCAATTGTGATAATATTCCTATTATTCCATTAGCCGGAGACATGGCTAGATCATGCTCAAGACTCAATCTTGATATTATGCAACAACAAATGCAACAAGTTGTCAACCAAATTTGA